atttaaccccttcatgaccttgggatttttcatttttccgtgttcgtttttcgctcccctccttcccagagccataacttttttacttttccgtcaatttggccatgtgagggcttattttttgcgggacgagttgtacttttgaacaacatcattggttgtagcatgtcgtgtactagaaaacaggaaaaaaattccaagtgcggtgaaattgcaaaaaaagtgcagtcccacacttgtttttttttttggcttttttgctaggttcactaaatgctaaaactgacctgacattatgattctccaggtcattacgagttcatagacacctagcatgactaggttattttttatctaagtggtgaaaaaaaattccaaactttgcaaaaaaaaaaaaaaaaaaaaaaaaagcgccattttccgatactcatggcgtctccatttttcttgatctggggtcgggtgagggcttattttttgcgtgctgagatgatgtttttaatgatagcattttggtgcaattacgttcttttgatcgcccgttattgcatttttatgcaatgtcgctgcgaccaaaaaagcgtaattctggcatttctaattttttttctcgctacgccgtttagcgatcaggttaatgcttttttttaaattgatagatcgggcgattctgaacgcggcgataccaaatatgtgtagatttgattttttttattgatttattttgattggggcgaaaggggggtgatttaaacttttatattttttttatttctttcacttttattttccacttttgccatgcttcaatagcctccatagcagcctagaagcaggcacagcacgatcgcctctgctacatagcagcgatcttatgttcgctgctatgtagcagaaaatcaggtgtgctgtgagcgccgtccacagggtggcgctcacagctaccggcgatcagtaaccatagaggtctcaaggacctctatggttacaaggtacaagcatcgccgacctccgatcatgtgacgggggtcggcgatgccgtcatttccggccgcccggatgcgatagttaaatgccgctgtcagtgtttgacagcggcatttaactagttaataggtgcgggcacatcgcggttctgcccgcgcctattacaggcacatgtcagctgttcaaaacagctgacatgtcgcagctttgatgcgggctcaccgccggagcccgcatcaaagcggggcttctgacctcagacgtactatcccgtccgaggtcagaaaagggGTTAAGGTGGTCAGAATTATACATGACATTTCTTTCTGTGGAGATGATCCAAgttgtaatgtttctccttgtggagagtgacatgtcaagcatgccgagatgaggagacgtaaagccgcaatgctcctctgggatatatgcaaatagtctcttcacaGAAGATGattactagaactctagtgccacctattggaagtagcgatcctaacagtgaatgtcgaccctttaacgagccttgttatgcgacttaggataaaagccaaaccagaatctcagtatgCAGACACTGTGCTTTAATTTCAAGTAACATTAAGTGTCCTAACTTTCTCTCTAAGATTCTTCCACACTGGGTTTATGAATATAGCAATGGGAAGCCCAGTTCATGATGACAATTCAGTTTTGCTGCTTTGAAAGCTGAGGAGGCCCTTTCTTTCTTCCTGAGGTAAATATAATTTGGGTGTTTCGCAGATCCCAGCTTAGGCTGATTACTGTATGACAAATAAGTTCATGAGGTATACATCAATCAACAGTCACAGTCTTGGTGgaaagtgatgagcgagcatgctcgggtgtcctcagagtatatcagcatgctcggagatttagtttttgtcgacgcacctgcatgatttgcagctgctagacagcctgaatacatgtgggggttgcctgtttgttagggaatcctcacatgtattcaagctgtctaagcagccacaaatcatgcagctgcatcaacaaaaactaaatctccgagcacgctgaaatgctcggaggacacccgagcaacgagtatattcactcatcacttttGGTGGCATAAATTTTCTGCAGGCACATATTGCCAAACTGAGGCCAAAAGGACTTTTTTAATCTCTGTTTGGTAAACATGGCCTAAGAAAAAGTAAATGTGTACACCAGGAGCTTTTTCCCCAGCATATACCGTACGTTTAACCTAGTGCACACACATAATGTGGCCTCAGCCCAAGTTTACTAAAAAAATAatgatgtttagtgtctgtgaataACCTGATGTTTTCAAACACTTTACTTTTAGAGCATTTTCCGTGTTTCAAACAAGAATGTTTTGTTTTTGAATACGCAATCTTGGGGCGTTTTAATTTTGAATTTCTTGTAAATCATTTCCCATAGAAAGAACATCAAAACTGCTTTCCTCCTgtgtgacgtctctgatgtttaacaagattggatttatttgtaaaacatttccaacattctgaacatgagtatggcttctctcctgtgtggcttCTGTGATGGCCCCTAAGTCTGGCTTTGGTAATAAAAGActttccacattctggacatgaatatggcCTGTCTCCTGTGTGAATTCGCTCATGTTTTACAAGGTTTGATTTATCTGTAAAGccctttccacattctgaacatgaatatggcttctctcctgtgtgacttctctcatgtcgaacaagacttgatttatttataaaacatttcccgcattctggacatgaaaatggcttctctcctgtgtgacttcgctcatgtgtaacaagatttgatttttgtgcaaaacatttcccacatagttGACATGAATactgcttctctcctgtgtgactactctcatgtctaacaagacttgatttatctGTAAAGTACTTTCCACAtattgaacatgaaaatggcttctcccctgtgtgcattctctcatgtttaacaagatgtgatttatctgCAAAGCACCTTTCACATAGTGAACATGgatatggtttctctcctgtgtgaattctctcatgtttaaCAAGCTGCGATTTATTTGTAAAAcacttctcacattctgaacatgaatatggcttctctcctgtatgtatTCTCCTATgtctaacaagacttgatttatctgtaaagcatttcccacatagcaaacatgaaaatggcttttcccctttgTGAATTCTTTCATgtataacaagacttgatttatccGTGAAAGACTTTGCGCAGAGTGAACATGagaatggtttctctcctgtatgaattcttaCATGGATAAGAAGACTTGATTTATCTCTAAAccgcttcccacattctgaacaggagtatggcttctcccctgtgtaacTGCTTCTTTGTATGAACTGTTTTCCACACCGTTTCACACCTGTACTGGTCATAATCGCTGATTGATCAAGAGTAAATTCCACATGATTAGGAGTATTATTTAATAGATCCATATTGTGGAGTCCTGAATACAAATTAAGAGTAATGAGGTTATCTTCAGAGGTGTGCTGTGTGATGCTttcatcttctactgtatcagtcAGTGAGAAAATGAAGTTTTTCTCACAGAGATTTTCTGAAAAGATGAAAAATAGATTAAGTGATTATTTCCCAATTAAAAAGTAGGCAAGTTTATAACATTCTGTTTAGGCTGAAACCACACACTCAGTTTCAGATGCAGTTAAAAGTGCATTTTTACAAGTTTAAATCAGAAGAGGATCCATCGAGAAGGAAACAATCAGGAGGGAGAGGTCACTCCTGTGCTGCTAATGTATTCATAAAACAGGATTACAGGGTCAACGCAGTTCGAGGccgcgcaggacctcttcatcaggacagaaaCCTGGTGTGACTGTCAGGAATGGCTGTACTTTTATACTGTATtcttttggggggaaaaaatgcaAAACCGGGTACATGACAGTGTCAAAGTTCAGCAGTCATGGGACGAATGTTAGTTGTAGATCTAAAATGACAATTAATTATTATGTAACATAACGTTTATACCACACCTGAAtaacaatgaaaaataaaatatcaaTGATAAAATGTATTATAACAAAGTTAAAAGCATTGGAATAGATAGATTGTGAATGTATATGTGTCTGTATAATGGGGGGATACAACCTCAAAAAGCAGCACAGTGGTCCATGTCATGATTCGGGCTCTACAGCCCGTATGTGCTGCTTTTTGAGTTCGTATCCCCCGAtatacagacaaatatacattcacAACCTATTCATTCCAATGCTTTTTAACTCATTTTATCAttgatattttatttttcatttttattcaggTGTGGAATATAGGTGACATTGCATAATAATTGTAATTTTAGATCTACAACTAACATTAGTCCCGTGACTCTGAAGAACTTTGACATTCATGTGTTACACCCGACCTTTGCGGGGTCCCTggcgggactcccgctctgtgtcgGCCCCGCACTGTCCTGCTGCAGAACCTGCTTCCTCTCTTCCCCCTGCTTCTTGGCGGGCGTCAAGTAGGTCCTCGGGTAGAGTGCTTAGGTCGCGCACGTGCGCTCccggtttaaataaaaatgaacatttaactttttttcacaaaaaatttacttcagctccaatttgttttattttaccaagggtaacaggagaaaatggaccccaaaagttgttgtacaatttgtcctgagtacgctgataccccatatgttgtggtaaactcctgtttgggcgcatgggagagctcggaagggaaggagcaccgttttactttttcaacgcagaattggctggaattgagatcggacgccatgtcgcgtttggagagccctgatgtgcctgaacagtggaaaccccccaattataactgaaaccctaatccaaacacacccctaaccctaattccaacggtaaccctaaccaccccTCAAACCCTGACAcgcccttaaccctaattccaaccctattcccaaccgtaaatgtaaccctagccctaaccctaacgggcaaatggaagtaaatacatttttttaatttttccctaactaagggggtgatgaaggggggtttgatttacttttatagcggttttttagcggatttttatgattggcagccgtcacacactgaaagacgctttttattgcaaaaaatatttttggcgttaccacattttgagagctacatttTTGGGCACAagactttttttattgctttttattccgatttttgtgaggcagaatgaccaaaaaccagtcatTCATgaacttttgggggaggcgtttataccgttccgcgtttggtaaaattgataaagcagttttattcttcgggtcagtacgattacagcaatacctcatttatatcattttttttatgttttggcgctttcatacgataaaaactattttatagaaaaaataataatttttgcatcgctttattctgaggactataactttttttattttttttcctgatgatgctgtttggcggcttgttttttgcgggacaagatgacgctttcagcggtaccatggttatttatatctgtctttttggtcgcgtgttcttccactttttgttcggcggtatgatattaaagcgttgtttttgcctttttttttcttacggtgtttactgaaggggttaactagtgggacagttttataggttgggtcgttacgaacgccgcaatactaaatatgtgtacttttattgtttgtttgttttttatttagataaagaaatgtatttatgggaataatataa
This region of Ranitomeya imitator isolate aRanImi1 chromosome 1, aRanImi1.pri, whole genome shotgun sequence genomic DNA includes:
- the LOC138657451 gene encoding oocyte zinc finger protein XlCOF22-like, which codes for MEEDRDETTRRLFHFALEIISLLSGEDYTIVRKTPGDGVTPIIHLQESGGRSPGPITEPPPHSLLHERNKKILELSNKMIELLSGEVPIRCQDVAVYLSMEEWEYLEGHQDRYQDVMMEERRPLTPRDGSRRRNPPERCPRPLYPQDCPAENHNIPEDHQGDDLSDVKAEVDVEERLRLGPPCRSEAESILSAVATENLCEKNFIFSLTDTVEDESITQHTSEDNLITLNLYSGLHNMDLLNNTPNHVEFTLDQSAIMTSTGVKRCGKQFIQRSSYTGEKPYSCSECGKRFRDKSSLLIHVRIHTGEKPFSCSLCAKSFTDKSSLVIHERIHKGEKPFSCLLCGKCFTDKSSLVRHRRIHTGEKPYSCSECEKCFTNKSQLVKHERIHTGEKPYPCSLCERCFADKSHLVKHERMHTGEKPFSCSICGKYFTDKSSLVRHESSHTGEKQYSCQLCGKCFAQKSNLVTHERSHTGEKPFSCPECGKCFINKSSLVRHERSHTGEKPYSCSECGKGFTDKSNLVKHERIHTGDRPYSCPECGKSFITKARLRGHHRSHTGEKPYSCSECWKCFTNKSNLVKHQRRHTGGKQF